In Topomyia yanbarensis strain Yona2022 chromosome 2, ASM3024719v1, whole genome shotgun sequence, one DNA window encodes the following:
- the LOC131679437 gene encoding matrix metalloproteinase-C-like, with translation MMLLVILVLFGISERYYCAPFYIDPDTIIKPEHVQRDDLERGDEVTAPVDPRPPPEISNQEAQEVLNELGFLDGMNSSYDVLTRLDHTKDDAVATALRKFQRRYQLPESGLLDDDTKRLLAAPRCGLAELNIVQDRWTKQLLTYRIRSFPKSLEPAMARQLIRSAFEQWNQQVLSNTSNEP, from the exons ATGATGTTGCTCGTAATTTTGGTGTTGTTTGGAATTTCCGAACGCTACTACTGCGCACCATTTTATATCGATCCTGATACCATTATTAAGCCGGAGCATGTCCAACGGGACGATTTAGAGCGAGGTGACGAAGTTACAGCTCCAGTAGATCCCAGGCCACCACCAGAAATTTCGAATCAGGAAGCACAG GAAGTCCTTAATGAGCTCGGATTTCTGGATGGGATGAACTCTTCTTACGACGTTCTAACTAGATTGGATCATACTAAGGACGATGCGGTGGCTACTGCACTGAGAAAGTTTCAGCGGCGTTATCAGCTGCCTGAATCCGGACTACTCGATGACGACACCAAGCGTCTCCTTGCCGCTCCGCGTTGTGGCCTCGCTGAGTTGAACATAGTGCAAGATAGGTGGACGAAACAGTTGCTAACGTACAGGATCAGAAGCTTTCCTAAGAGCCTTGAACCAGCAATGGCACGGCAGCTGATCAGATCAGCGTTCGAACAGTGGA ACCAGCAGGTACTTAGCAACACCTCCAACGAGCCATAA